In a genomic window of Homo sapiens chromosome 22, GRCh38.p14 Primary Assembly:
- the NUP50 gene encoding nuclear pore complex protein Nup50 isoform X1, with amino-acid sequence MAKRNAEKELTDRNWDQEDEAEEVGTFSMASEEVLKNRAIKKAKRRNVGFESDTGGAFKGFKGLVVPSGGGRFSGFGSGAGGKPLEGLSNGNNITSAPPFASAKAAADPKVAFGSLAANGPTTLVDKVSNPKTNGDSQQPSSSGLASSKACVGNAYHKQLAALNCSVRDWIVKHVNTNPLCDLTPIFKDYEKYLANIEQQHGNSGRNSESESNKVAAETQSPSLFGSTKLQQESTFLFHGNKTEDTPDKKMEVASEKKTDPSSLGATSASFNFGKKVDSSVLGSLSSVPLTGFSFSPGNSSLFGKDTTQSKPVSSPFPTKPLEGQAEGDSGECKGGDEEENDEPPKVVVTEVKEEDAFYSKKCKLFYKKDNEFKEKGIGTLHLKPTANQKTQLLVRADTNLGNILLNVLIPPNMPCTRTGKNNVLIVCVPNPPIDEKNATMPVTMLIRVKTSEDADELHKILLEKKDA; translated from the exons GTGGGAACATTCTCCATGGCCAGTGAGGAAGTCTTGAAGAATAGAGCCATAAAGAAAGCAAAGCGCAGAAATGTTGGATTTGAA TCTGACACTGGAGGAGCCTTTAAAGGTTTTAAAGGTTTGGTGGTACCTTCTGGAGGAGGACGCTTTTCTGGATTTGGTAGTGGCGCTGGAGGGAAGCCTTTGGAAGGACTGTCGAATGGAAACAACATAACCAGTGCCCCTCCCTTCGCCAGTGCAAAGGCAGCGGCAGATCCCAAGGTAGCCTTTG GTTCTCTTGCTGCAAATGGCCCTACCACCTTGGTTGATAAAGTTTCAAATCCCAAAACTAATGGGGACAGTCAGCAGCCCTCCTCCTCTGGCCTTGCTTCCAGTAAAGCTTGTGTCGGAAATGCCTATCACAAGCAGTTGGCCGCCTTGAACTGCTCCGTGCGGGATTGGATAGTGAAGCACGTGAATACAAACCCCCTCTGTGATCTGACACCTATCTTTAAAGACTATGAGAAATATTTAGCAAACATTGAACAGCAACACGGGAACAGTGGCAGGAATTCTGAAAGTGAATCTAACAAAGTGGCAGCTGAAACACAGTCTCCTTCCCTTTTTGGCTCAACAAAATTACAGCAAGAGTCAACGTTTTTGTTTCATGGCAACAAAACTGAAGATACACCTGACAAGAAGATGGAGGTGGCATCTGAAAAGAAAACGGACCCATCATCACTAGGAGCGACAAGTGCCTCATTTAATTTCGGCAAGAAAGTTGATAGCTCTGTTTTGGGCTCATTAAGCTCTGTCCCCCTGACTGGATTTTCTTTCTCCCCTGGAAACTCCAGTTTATTTGGCAAAGATACTACCCAGAGTAAACCAGTCTCTTCACCATTTCCCACTAAACCATTGGAGGGCCAAGCAGAAGGTGACAGTGGTGAATGCAAAG GTGGAGATGAAGAAGAGAATGATGAGCCACCCAAAGTAGTAGTTACCGAAGTAAAAGAAGAAGATGCTTTTTACTCCAAAAA gtGTAAACTGTTTTACAAGAAAGACAATGAGTTTAAAGAGAAAGGCATAGGTACTCTGCATTTAAAACCTACAGCAAATCAGAAGACACAGCTTTTGGTGCGGGCAGACACCAATTTAG GCAACATATTGCTGAACGTTCTGATTCCACCCAATATGCCATGTACGCGAACAGGGAAGAATAACGTTCTTATCGTCTGTGTTCCAAATCCACCAATTGACGAGAAGAATGCCACCATGCCAGTCACCATGTTGATTCGGGTAAAAACCAGCGAGGATGCAGACGAGTTGCACAAAATTTTACTGGAGAAAAAGGATGCCTGA
- the NUP50 gene encoding nuclear pore complex protein Nup50 isoform X2 — translation MASEEVLKNRAIKKAKRRNVGFESDTGGAFKGFKGLVVPSGGGRFSGFGSGAGGKPLEGLSNGNNITSAPPFASAKAAADPKVAFGSLAANGPTTLVDKVSNPKTNGDSQQPSSSGLASSKACVGNAYHKQLAALNCSVRDWIVKHVNTNPLCDLTPIFKDYEKYLANIEQQHGNSGRNSESESNKVAAETQSPSLFGSTKLQQESTFLFHGNKTEDTPDKKMEVASEKKTDPSSLGATSASFNFGKKVDSSVLGSLSSVPLTGFSFSPGNSSLFGKDTTQSKPVSSPFPTKPLEGQAEGDSGECKGGDEEENDEPPKVVVTEVKEEDAFYSKKCKLFYKKDNEFKEKGIGTLHLKPTANQKTQLLVRADTNLGNILLNVLIPPNMPCTRTGKNNVLIVCVPNPPIDEKNATMPVTMLIRVKTSEDADELHKILLEKKDA, via the exons ATGGCCAGTGAGGAAGTCTTGAAGAATAGAGCCATAAAGAAAGCAAAGCGCAGAAATGTTGGATTTGAA TCTGACACTGGAGGAGCCTTTAAAGGTTTTAAAGGTTTGGTGGTACCTTCTGGAGGAGGACGCTTTTCTGGATTTGGTAGTGGCGCTGGAGGGAAGCCTTTGGAAGGACTGTCGAATGGAAACAACATAACCAGTGCCCCTCCCTTCGCCAGTGCAAAGGCAGCGGCAGATCCCAAGGTAGCCTTTG GTTCTCTTGCTGCAAATGGCCCTACCACCTTGGTTGATAAAGTTTCAAATCCCAAAACTAATGGGGACAGTCAGCAGCCCTCCTCCTCTGGCCTTGCTTCCAGTAAAGCTTGTGTCGGAAATGCCTATCACAAGCAGTTGGCCGCCTTGAACTGCTCCGTGCGGGATTGGATAGTGAAGCACGTGAATACAAACCCCCTCTGTGATCTGACACCTATCTTTAAAGACTATGAGAAATATTTAGCAAACATTGAACAGCAACACGGGAACAGTGGCAGGAATTCTGAAAGTGAATCTAACAAAGTGGCAGCTGAAACACAGTCTCCTTCCCTTTTTGGCTCAACAAAATTACAGCAAGAGTCAACGTTTTTGTTTCATGGCAACAAAACTGAAGATACACCTGACAAGAAGATGGAGGTGGCATCTGAAAAGAAAACGGACCCATCATCACTAGGAGCGACAAGTGCCTCATTTAATTTCGGCAAGAAAGTTGATAGCTCTGTTTTGGGCTCATTAAGCTCTGTCCCCCTGACTGGATTTTCTTTCTCCCCTGGAAACTCCAGTTTATTTGGCAAAGATACTACCCAGAGTAAACCAGTCTCTTCACCATTTCCCACTAAACCATTGGAGGGCCAAGCAGAAGGTGACAGTGGTGAATGCAAAG GTGGAGATGAAGAAGAGAATGATGAGCCACCCAAAGTAGTAGTTACCGAAGTAAAAGAAGAAGATGCTTTTTACTCCAAAAA gtGTAAACTGTTTTACAAGAAAGACAATGAGTTTAAAGAGAAAGGCATAGGTACTCTGCATTTAAAACCTACAGCAAATCAGAAGACACAGCTTTTGGTGCGGGCAGACACCAATTTAG GCAACATATTGCTGAACGTTCTGATTCCACCCAATATGCCATGTACGCGAACAGGGAAGAATAACGTTCTTATCGTCTGTGTTCCAAATCCACCAATTGACGAGAAGAATGCCACCATGCCAGTCACCATGTTGATTCGGGTAAAAACCAGCGAGGATGCAGACGAGTTGCACAAAATTTTACTGGAGAAAAAGGATGCCTGA
- the NUP50 gene encoding nuclear pore complex protein Nup50 isoform X3, whose product MEVASEKKTDPSSLGATSASFNFGKKVDSSVLGSLSSVPLTGFSFSPGNSSLFGKDTTQSKPVSSPFPTKPLEGQAEGDSGECKGGDEEENDEPPKVVVTEVKEEDAFYSKKCKLFYKKDNEFKEKGIGTLHLKPTANQKTQLLVRADTNLGNILLNVLIPPNMPCTRTGKNNVLIVCVPNPPIDEKNATMPVTMLIRVKTSEDADELHKILLEKKDA is encoded by the exons ATGGAGGTGGCATCTGAAAAGAAAACGGACCCATCATCACTAGGAGCGACAAGTGCCTCATTTAATTTCGGCAAGAAAGTTGATAGCTCTGTTTTGGGCTCATTAAGCTCTGTCCCCCTGACTGGATTTTCTTTCTCCCCTGGAAACTCCAGTTTATTTGGCAAAGATACTACCCAGAGTAAACCAGTCTCTTCACCATTTCCCACTAAACCATTGGAGGGCCAAGCAGAAGGTGACAGTGGTGAATGCAAAG GTGGAGATGAAGAAGAGAATGATGAGCCACCCAAAGTAGTAGTTACCGAAGTAAAAGAAGAAGATGCTTTTTACTCCAAAAA gtGTAAACTGTTTTACAAGAAAGACAATGAGTTTAAAGAGAAAGGCATAGGTACTCTGCATTTAAAACCTACAGCAAATCAGAAGACACAGCTTTTGGTGCGGGCAGACACCAATTTAG GCAACATATTGCTGAACGTTCTGATTCCACCCAATATGCCATGTACGCGAACAGGGAAGAATAACGTTCTTATCGTCTGTGTTCCAAATCCACCAATTGACGAGAAGAATGCCACCATGCCAGTCACCATGTTGATTCGGGTAAAAACCAGCGAGGATGCAGACGAGTTGCACAAAATTTTACTGGAGAAAAAGGATGCCTGA